The following proteins are co-located in the Castanea sativa cultivar Marrone di Chiusa Pesio chromosome 8, ASM4071231v1 genome:
- the LOC142607567 gene encoding uncharacterized protein LOC142607567 gives MYAEFQASQFAPEAQFRPSCHHKCCWKAPHPELVKINSDGAIFPNLNKAGIGVVIRDNKGLILASCSKKLPKAYSGEEIEALAAALALSFASDIGFSRAFLEGDLWTVYRALMGDDYSMASFGLLIKDAKFEAQKF, from the coding sequence ATGTATGCAGAGTTTCAAGCTAGTCAGTTTGCCCCAGAAGCTCAGTTTCGTCCATCTTGTCATCACAAATGTTGCTGGAAAGCTCCACATCCGGAGCTTGTGAAAATAAACTCCGACGGAGCAATTTTTCCAAACTTGAACAAGGCTGGGATCGGGGTGGTTATTAGAGACAACAAGGGATTGATTTTAGCTTCATGCTCAAAGAAACTACCCAAGGCCTACAGTGGAGAGGAGATAGAAGCTTTGGCAGCGGCTTTAGCCCTTTCTTTTGCTTCGGACATTGGCTTCTCAAGAGCTTTTCTTGAGGGAGATTTGTGGACAGTGTATAGAGCTTTGATGGGTGATGATTATTCAATGGCTTCGTTTGGATTATTGATTAAAGATGCAAAGTTTGAGgcacaaaaattttaa